The Geotoga petraea genome segment TATATACCGATTAAAGCTGCCTCTTCTCCCTGTATAACTTTTGGAATTGGGAAAAGTTCACCATACAAACTATTAAATCTTCTTGCTATTTCTCTGGCTATTTCTACGTGGGCTACGTTGTCCTTCCCAACAGGGACTAAATGGGATTTTACTCCTATAATATCTGCTGTTTGAAGAACTGGATATCCAAGTAAACCAAAAGGCATTTCAATGTTTGCGTCTCTCGCCATATCTTTTAAGCTTGGCATTCTTTCTAATCTTGCAACAGTTGTTAAGTTTTGCAAAAGTGTGTATAATTCATGTACTTCTGGAATAGCTGATTGAAGATAGAATTTTACATTTTCTGGTTCTATACCTGCAGATATTGCGTCCAAAACAAGACTTCTGGCATTTTCTTCTGATTTTTCAATATCTTCTTTTGTGTTTTTTGTTGTAAGCATATGTAAGTCAGCTATTATAAATATGCTGTCATACTCGTATTGATATTTAACCCTATTTTTTAATGTTCCAACATAATGTCCCAAATGCAATTTTCCGGTTGGCCTATCTCCAGTTAGAATTCTTTTCTTATCCATATGATTTCCTCCTCGATATATTTTAAAAATTAATTTTTTATAATAAAAAAGCTTTCCTTTCGGAAAGCCCTTAAAAATTTAAGGGCATCCTGTATGGATGCCCGATTATATTCATTTTTTAGGCATCCTTAAAGATGCCACCACCATAATTTTTTATTTAATTGTTTTAATTGATTTTTCATCTT includes the following:
- the trpS gene encoding tryptophan--tRNA ligase produces the protein MDKKRILTGDRPTGKLHLGHYVGTLKNRVKYQYEYDSIFIIADLHMLTTKNTKEDIEKSEENARSLVLDAISAGIEPENVKFYLQSAIPEVHELYTLLQNLTTVARLERMPSLKDMARDANIEMPFGLLGYPVLQTADIIGVKSHLVPVGKDNVAHVEIAREIARRFNSLYGELFPIPKVIQGEEAALIGIYGERKMSKSANNAIFLSDDANTVKKMVMKMKTDPNRIRADIPGKVEGNPVFIYHDLFNPNKEEVQDLKDRYRRGKVGDVEVKEKLVVALNNFLDPFRERRQKYETSGMVEEIIVRGTEQVREEVRNTVLEMKKLMGLSGVYKRIRRKAERYLKKQEKKDR